The Miscanthus floridulus cultivar M001 chromosome 17, ASM1932011v1, whole genome shotgun sequence genome has a window encoding:
- the LOC136519063 gene encoding thioredoxin-like fold domain-containing protein MRL7L homolog, chloroplastic, producing MPLHCSLPATCSTLCLRAAARPDARCPSSHARLVGLAFSRPRHRMLVHTGCARAGTSDSKAVQLVLGGRARGDDGDTDSESSDDEDAQDRMTDEERRTLRRKIREMMDRVPETAELTDPEERRAKMRELLTKYELVIEEEDPDWPEDAEDGMGFSLGQFFDKITIKAEKKDDAEEDDDSGYQSDKEIVWEDDNYIKQVRDVRTQDWDASVFTDFGPMIVLVHNRYKRPQENEMARAELTKAIEMFWEHNLPSPRCVAVDACAEPDLVDALKVSGFPEILFTNAGRIIYREKVVRSAEAWSRMMAFFYYKAARPPFLCEADGKGQEKVPLMS from the exons ATGCCGCTGCACTGTTCCCTGCCCGCGACCTGTTCGACGTTGTGCCTGCGAGCAGCGGCGCGGCCCGACGCCCGCTGTCCGAGCTCCCACGCGCGCCTCGTCGGCCTAGCTTTTTCTCGCCCGCGCCACCGGATGCTCGTGCACACCGGCTGCGCGCGGGCGGGGACGAGCGACTCTAAGGCCGTGCAGCTGGTGCTGGGCGGCCGTGCGCGCGGCGACGATGGCGACACTGACTCCGAGTCCAGCGACGACGAGGACGCCCAGGATCGCATGACCGACGAGGAGCGGAGGACGCTGCGCCGGAAGATACGGGAGATGATGGACCGCGTCCCGGAGACGGCGGAGCTGACGGACCCGGAGGAGCGGAGGGCCAAGATGCGGGAGCTGCTGACCAAGTACGAGCTGGTGATAGAGGAGGAGGACCCGGACTGGCCCGAGGACGCCGAGGATGGGATGGGCTTCAGCCTCGGCCAGTTCTTCGACAAGATCACCATCAAGGCCGAGAAGAAGGATGACGCCGAGGAGGATGATGACTCGGGGTATCAGAGCGACAAGGAGATTGTTTGGGAGGATGACAATTACATCAAGCAGGTAAGGGATGTCAGGACACAGGATTGGGATGCGTCTGTGTTCACCGATTTCGGGCcgatgattgtgcttgtgcataacaGATATAAGAG ACCGCAGGAGAATGAGATGGCGAGGGCTGAGCTTACTAAGGCAATTGAGATGTTTTGGGAACACAATCTGCCATCACCAAGG TGTGTGGCTGTAGATGCCTGTGCCGAGCCTGACCTCGTGGACGCTCTGAAAGTTTCTGGTTTCCCTGAGATTCTCTTCACCAACGCGGGGAGGATAATATACCGTGAGAAAG TTGTCCGGTCAGCAGAGGCATGGTCGAGGATGATGGCGTTTTTCTACTATAAAGCAGCAAGGCCACCGTTCTTGTGTGAAGCAGATGGGAAGGGTCAAGAAAAGGTCCCTTTGATGTCATGA
- the LOC136519061 gene encoding protease Do-like 10, mitochondrial: MLAAARTLRRLSSSSSSSVRALRRVLLHHPPSLPSLPPPLRPLRTLTRAFLPHLAAAHGFSTASFSTSAPSRLGECVDVRGAPAIPEEEEEREETGALVRHDTDAYAAVELALDSVVKVFTVSSSPNYFLPWQNKAQRESMGSGFVIPGRRIVTNAHVVADHTFVLVRKHGSPTKYKAEVQAVGHECDLALLTVESEEFWDGVNSLELGDIPFLQEAVAVVGYPQGGDNISVTKGVVSRVEPTQYAHGATQLMAIQIDAAINPGNSGGPAIMGDKVAGVAFQNLSGAENIGYIIPVPVIKRFISGVEESGKYSGFCTLGVSCQATENIQLRECFGMRPEMTGVLVSRINPLSDAYKILKKDDILLEFDGVPIANDGTVPFRNRERITFDHLVSMKKPEETAVLKVLRDGKEQELRVTLRPLQPLVPVHQFDKLPSYYIFAGFVFIPLTQPYLHEFGEDWYNASPRRLCERALRELPKKAGEQLVILSQVLMDDINVGYERFAELQVKKVNGVEVENLKHLCSLVEGCTEENLRFDLDDERVIVLKYQNARLATSRVLKRHRIPSAISSDLVEDEATNGDVETSCTS, encoded by the exons ATGCTCGCCGCCGCTCGCACCCTCCGCCgcctctcctcttcctcttcatcctCCGTCCGCGCCCTTCGCCGCGTCCTCCTGCACCATCCACCATCCCTGCCCTCGCTTCCGCCTCCTCTCCGGCCTCTCCGAACCCTTACGCGCGCCTTCCTCCCGCACCTCGCCGCCGCCCACGGGTTCTCCACTGCTTCCTTCTCTACCTCAGCCCCATCACGCCTAGGAGAATGCGTTGACGTGCGGGGAGCCCCGGCGAtacccgaggaggaggaggagagggaggagacgGGGGCGTTAGTGCGGCATGACACGGATGCGTACGCGGCGGTGGAGCTGGCTCTGGACTCAGTGGTGAAGGTGTTCACGGTATCCAGCAGCCCCAATTACTTCTTGCCATGGCAGAACAAGGCGCAGCGGGAGAGCATGGGCTCCG GGTTTGTAATTCCTGGAAGAAGGATCGTGACGAATGCGCATGTGGTAGCTGATCATACTTTTGTTCTTGTGAGGAAGCATGGTTCGCCTACTAAATACAAGGCAGAAGTCCAAGCTGTTGGTCATGAGTGTGACTTGGCTCTGTTGACAGTAGAGAGTGAGGAGTTTTGGGATGGGGTGAACAGTTTGGAGCTTGGAGACATCCCCTTTTTGCAAGAAGCCGTCGCAGTGGTTGGCTACCCTCAAG GTGGAGATAATATTTCTGTCACCAAGGGGGTTGTATCTAGAGTTGAACCAACACAATATGCCCATGGTGCTACGCAGCTCATGGCTATACAAATAGACGCAGCTATAAATCCAGGTAATAGTGGAGGGCCTGCCATTATGGGTGATAAAGTAGCCGGAGTTGCTTTCCAGAATTTGTCAGGGGCGGAAAACATTGG TTATATCATACCGGTGCCCGTAATTAAGCGTTTCATTTCTGGAGTAGAAGAGAGCGGTAAATATTCTGGGTTTTGTACTCTTGGAGTATCTTGCCAGGCTACTGAAAATATTCAGTTAAGAGAGTGCTTTGGGATGCGGCCTGAAATGACTGGAGTTTTAGTTAGTAGAATAAACCCTCTATCTGATGCTTACAAGATTTTGAAGAAGGATGACATCCTTCTTGAGTTTGATGGTGTGCCTATCGCAAATGATGGCACAG TTCCATTCCGGAATAGAGAGAGAATCACCTTTGATCATCTGGTGTCCATGAAGAAACCTGAAGAAACAGCTGTTCTCAAAGTATTACGAGATGGTAAAGAGCAAGAATTGAGAGTAACACTTAGACCT CtgcaacctttagtcccagtccATCAATTTGATAAATTACCAAGCTACTACATATTTGCTGGTTTTGTTTTTATCCCACTTACCCAGCCTTATCTCCATGAATTTGGAGAAGACTGGTATAATGCCTCACCACGCCGATTATGTGAACGGGCACTAAGAGAGCTTCCAAAGAAGGCTGGTGAACAATTAGTTATCCTATCTCAG GTTCTAATGGATGATATCAATGTCGGTTATGAAAGGTTTGCTGAACTACAG GTAAAGAAGGTAAATGGTGTGGAAGTTGAAAACCTGAAGCACCTGTGCAGCCTCGTGGAAGGCTGCACCGAAGAAAACCTAAGGTTTGACTTGGACGATGAAAGAGTCATTGTTCTGAAGTACCAGAACGCAAGGCTTGCCACATCCCGGGTCCTCAAACGGCACAGGATACCGTCAGCCATATCGAGCGACCTTGTCGAAGATGAAGCAACTAATGGCGATGTTGAGACATCATGCACCAGCTAA
- the LOC136519062 gene encoding LOW QUALITY PROTEIN: uncharacterized protein (The sequence of the model RefSeq protein was modified relative to this genomic sequence to represent the inferred CDS: deleted 1 base in 1 codon): MALTTRGGAAGGDPAKAPSASDPSLGFLTKRDTEVKLPRATRVKNKTPAPIQITAEQILREARERQEPEIRPPKQKITDSHELSDYRLRKRKEFEDVIRRVRWSVSAWVKYARWEEQQRDFARARSVYERALDVAHRDHTLWLKYAEFEMRNRFVNHARNVWDRAVSLLPRVDQLWYKYIHMEELLGAVANARQVFERWMSWRPDTAGWNSYIKFELRYGEVERARAIYERFVAEHPRPDTFIRYAKFEMKRGEVERARRVYERAADLLADDEDAEVLFVAFAEFEERCREVERARAIYKYALDRVPKGRAEELYRKFLAFEKQFGDREGIEDAIVGKRRFQYEDEVRKNPLNYDSWFDYIRLEESVGNKDRIREVYERAIANVPPAEEKRYWQRYIYLWINYALYEELDAQDIERTREVYKECLRLIPHKKFTFAKMWLMAAQFEIRQMNLTAARKILGNAIGMAPKGKIFKKYIEIDLYLGNFDRCRTLYEKYIEWSPANCYAWRKYAELEKNLSETDRARSIYELAIAQPALDTPEVLWKEYLQFEIDENEFERTRQLYETLLDRTKHLKVWISYAEFEASAGLGGEDSESEEKKNEVGYQEQQMERVQKCRAIFERAFDYFRTSAPELKEERAMLLEEWLNKEVSFGDLGDVSLVQKKAPRKVKRKRPIPTEDGSTIAYEEYIDYIFPDEVALAPNLKILEAAYKWKKQKTGDDDE, encoded by the exons ATGGCGCTCACTACACGGGGCGGAGCCGCCGGCGGGGATCCGGCGAAGGCGCCGTCCGCCTCCGACCCCAGTCTTGGCTTCCTTACCAAGCGGGACACGGAGGTCAAGCTGCCCCGCGCCACGCGGGTCAAGAACAAGACCCCCGCGCCGATCCAGATTACGGCCGAGCAGATCCTCCGGGAGGCCAGGGAGCGGCAGGAGCCTGAGATCCGCCCGCCCAAGCAGAAGATCACAGACTCCCACGAGCTCTCCGATTACCGCCTCCGTAAGCGGAAGGAGTTCGAGGACGTCATCCGCCGCGTGCGGTGGAGCGTCTCGGCGTGGGTCAAGTACGCGCGGTGGGAGGAGCAGCAGCGAGACTTCGCGCGCGCGAGGTCCGTCTACGAGCGCGCGCTCGACGTCGCCCACCGCGACCACACGCTCTGGCTCAAGTATGCC GAATTCGAGATGCGGAACCGGTTTGTCAACCACGCCCGGAATGTCTGGGACCGTGCGGTGTCGCTCCTGCCCCGGGTGGATCAGCTCTGGTACAAGTACATCCACATGGAGGAGCTGCTTGGTGCAGTTGCCAATGCACGCCAGGTGTTTGAGCGCTGGATGTCTTGGCGACCCGACACAGCTGGCTGGAATTCTTACATCAAGTTTGAGCTGCGGTATGGGGAGGTCGAGCGTGCCAGGGCTATCTATGAGCGGTTTGTGGCTGAGCACCCACGGCCAGATACCTTCATCCGCTATGCTAAGTTTGAAATGAAGCGTGGCGAAGTAGAGCGGGCACGGCGGGTGTATGAGCGTGCAGCAGACCTGCTCGCGGATGATGAGGATGCAGAGGTGTTATTTGTGGCATTTGCAGAGTTTGAGGAGAGATGCCGTGAGGTTGAGCGTGCACGTGCAATATACAAGTATGCTCTGGACAGGGTGCCCAAGGGTCGTGCTGAGGAACTGTATAGGAAGTTTCTGGCATTTGAGAAGCAATTTGGTGACCGTGAGGGAATTGAGGATGCCATTGTGGGCAAGAGAAGATTTCAGTACGAGGATGAGGTTAGGAAGAACCCACTAAACTATGACTCATGGTTTGATTATATCAGGCTAGAGGAGAGTGTTGGGAATAAGGACAGGATCAGGGAGGTGTACGAGAGGGCCATCGCCAATGTGCCCCCTGCAGAGGAGAAGCGATATTGGCAGAGGTACATATACCTCTGGATTAACTATGCACTTTATGAGGAGCTAGACGCACAAGATATAGAACGGACCAGGGAGGTTTACAAGGAATGCCTGAGGTTGATTCCTCACAAGAAATTCACGTTCGCAAAGATGTGGCTCATGGCAGCCCAGTTTGAGATAAGGCAGATGAATCTAACGGCTGCAAGAAAAATTCTTGGGAATGCAATTGGAATGGCCCCAAAGGGCAAGATATTCAAGAAATATATTGAAATTGATCTTTATCTGGGCAACTTTGACCGCTGTAGGACTCTTTATGAGAAATATATTGAATGGTCCCCAGCAAACTGTTATGCCTGGAGGAAGTATGCCGAATTGGAGAAGAACCTTAGTGAGACTGATCGTGCTCGATCAATATATGAACTTGCTATTGCGCAGCCAGCCCTTGATACACCAGAGGTTCTTTGGAAG GAGTACTTGCAGTTTGAAATTGATGAAAATGAATTTGAGAGGACAAGGCAACTATATGAAACACTGCTTGATAGGACAAAGCATTTGAAGGTATGGATCAGTTATGCTGAGTTTGAGGCCTCTGCTGGCTTGGGCGGTGAAGACAGTGAAAGCGAGGAGAAAAAGAATGAAGTTGGTTATCAGGAACAGCAAATGGAGCGGGTCCAAAAATGTAGAG CTATCTTTGAAAGGGCATTCGACTACTTCAGAACCAGTGCCCCAGAGTTGAAGGAGGAAAGAGCTATGCTTCTTGAAGAGTGGCTTAATAAGGAGGTGAGCTTTGGTGATCTTGGGGATGTCAGCTTAGTGCAAAAGAAGGCGCCCAGAAAAGTCAAGCGGAAGAGACCAATCCCTACAGAAGATGGCTCCACTATAGC GTATGAGGAGTATATAGATTACATTTTCCCTGATGAAGTTGCCCTAGCACCAAACCTGAAGATCCTTGAAGCTGCTTACAAATGGAAGAAGCAGAAaactggtgatgatgatgagtga